The following are from one region of the Nostoc cf. commune SO-36 genome:
- the glgB gene encoding 1,4-alpha-glucan branching enzyme: MSMTTIAPEQVNSIVWNQHNDPFEILGSHPIEQDGKTVWAVRAYLPNASAAWVVLPEQRKEYPMQTVHHPHFFECTIDTPELANYQLRIKEGEHERVTYDPYAFRSPNLTDFDLHLFSEGNHHRIYEKLGAHPTVIGGVKGVYFAVWAPNARNVSLLGDFNLWDGRKHQMRKGPTGVWELFIPEIGVGEHYKYEIKNFEGHIYEKSDPYGFQQEPRPKTASIVTDLDSYSWDDESWMEKRRHTDPLTQPVSVYEVHLGSWLHASSAEPAKLPNGETEPVVIVSELKPGARFLTYRELADRLIPYIKELGYTHIEMLPIAEHPFDGSWGYQVTGYYAPTSRFGTPEDFMYFVDKCHQNDIGVIVDWVPGHFPKDGHGLAFFDGSHLYEHADPRKGEHKEWGTLVFNYGRHEVSNFLAANALFWFDKYHIDGIRVDAVASMLYNDYCRKPGEWLPNKYGGRENLEAADFLRQVNHIIFSYFPGILSIAEESTSWPMVSWPTYTGGLGFNLKWDMGWMHDMLDYFSMDPWFRQFHQNNITFSMWYNHTENFMLALSHDEVVHGKSNIIGKMPGDTWQKLANIRCLFSYMFAHPGKKTMFMSMEFGQWSEWNAWADLEWHLLQHEGHQQLKTFFRELNHLYRSEPVLYTQDFAEPGFEWIDCSDNRHSVVSFIRRDKDSDDFAIVVCNFTPQPHSHYRIGVPQKGFYTELFNSDARQYGGSNMGNLGGKWTDDWSSHSRPYSLDLCLPPLGVLILKLDKKKTAEMMG; this comes from the coding sequence ATGTCCATGACCACGATCGCCCCTGAACAGGTTAACAGCATCGTTTGGAATCAGCATAACGATCCCTTTGAAATATTAGGTTCTCATCCCATAGAACAAGACGGTAAAACTGTCTGGGCTGTGCGGGCCTACTTACCAAATGCAAGTGCAGCATGGGTGGTTCTTCCTGAACAACGCAAGGAATACCCCATGCAAACAGTGCATCATCCTCACTTTTTTGAATGCACGATTGACACTCCAGAACTGGCAAACTACCAGTTACGGATTAAAGAAGGGGAACATGAGCGTGTCACTTATGACCCTTACGCTTTCCGTTCTCCCAACTTGACAGACTTTGATTTGCATTTGTTTAGTGAAGGCAACCATCATCGGATATACGAAAAATTGGGAGCGCACCCCACGGTAATAGGCGGCGTTAAAGGCGTTTATTTTGCAGTTTGGGCACCCAACGCCCGTAATGTTTCATTGCTAGGAGACTTCAACCTCTGGGATGGGCGCAAACACCAGATGCGTAAAGGCCCCACTGGAGTTTGGGAATTGTTTATTCCTGAAATCGGTGTGGGAGAGCATTACAAATATGAAATCAAAAATTTTGAAGGACACATTTATGAAAAATCCGATCCCTACGGATTTCAGCAAGAACCCCGCCCGAAAACCGCATCCATTGTCACTGATTTAGATTCTTACAGTTGGGATGATGAAAGCTGGATGGAAAAGCGGCGTCACACTGACCCCCTCACCCAGCCCGTCTCTGTCTATGAAGTGCATTTAGGCTCTTGGTTACACGCTTCAAGTGCCGAACCAGCTAAACTACCAAATGGTGAAACTGAACCGGTAGTTATCGTTTCTGAATTGAAACCGGGCGCACGCTTCCTTACCTACCGCGAACTAGCTGACCGACTAATTCCATACATCAAAGAATTAGGATACACGCATATAGAAATGCTGCCCATTGCAGAGCATCCCTTTGATGGCTCTTGGGGTTATCAAGTAACTGGGTACTATGCCCCCACCTCCCGTTTTGGCACTCCCGAAGATTTCATGTATTTTGTTGACAAATGTCACCAAAATGATATAGGGGTAATTGTAGATTGGGTTCCTGGTCACTTCCCCAAAGATGGACATGGTTTAGCTTTCTTTGATGGTAGCCACCTGTACGAACATGCTGACCCCCGTAAAGGCGAACATAAAGAATGGGGTACTTTGGTGTTCAACTATGGTCGCCATGAAGTTAGTAACTTCCTCGCAGCCAATGCCCTCTTTTGGTTTGACAAGTACCACATTGATGGAATTCGTGTCGATGCTGTTGCCTCGATGCTCTATAACGACTATTGCCGCAAACCAGGAGAATGGCTGCCCAATAAGTACGGCGGTAGAGAAAACCTAGAAGCAGCAGATTTTCTCCGTCAGGTAAATCACATTATCTTTAGCTATTTCCCCGGTATTCTTTCAATTGCTGAAGAATCCACTTCTTGGCCAATGGTATCTTGGCCTACCTATACAGGCGGATTGGGCTTTAACTTGAAGTGGGATATGGGCTGGATGCACGATATGCTGGATTACTTCAGCATGGATCCTTGGTTCCGCCAGTTCCATCAAAACAACATCACCTTTAGTATGTGGTACAACCACACCGAGAACTTCATGCTGGCTCTCTCCCACGATGAAGTGGTGCATGGTAAGAGCAATATCATCGGCAAAATGCCGGGGGATACATGGCAGAAGTTAGCTAATATCCGTTGTTTATTTAGCTATATGTTTGCTCACCCAGGCAAGAAAACCATGTTTATGAGCATGGAGTTTGGGCAGTGGAGTGAGTGGAATGCTTGGGCTGATCTGGAGTGGCATTTATTGCAGCATGAAGGCCACCAACAGTTAAAAACATTTTTCCGGGAATTGAACCATCTCTACCGTTCTGAGCCAGTTTTGTATACCCAGGATTTTGCTGAACCGGGGTTTGAGTGGATTGATTGTAGCGATAACCGCCATAGTGTAGTTTCCTTCATTCGTCGCGACAAGGATTCTGATGATTTTGCGATCGTCGTTTGCAATTTTACACCGCAACCCCATTCTCATTACCGCATCGGTGTACCACAAAAGGGATTTTATACGGAGTTGTTCAATAGTGATGCGCGTCAGTATGGCGGCAGCAATATGGGCAACTTAGGCGGTAAGTGGACAGATGATTGGTCTTCGCACAGTCGTCCTTATTCTTTGGATTTGTGTTTGCCACCTTTGGGTGTGTTGATTCTCAAGTTGGATAAGAAGAAGACTGCTGAGATGATGGGATAA
- a CDS encoding HNH endonuclease has translation MTGWSNYYSTVVSKVIFSDLDNLMYPKLKAWAQHRHPQKSGGWVSKKYWQTIGGDNWVFATRQKGKNPMRLRSHTETKIIRHVKVKGDSSPYDGNLIYWSSRMGKHPETTLRMATLLKSQKGKCTHCGMYFREEDVLEIDHITPKSLGGKDEYKNLQILHRHCHDEKTTEDGSVVKYT, from the coding sequence ATAACAGGATGGTCTAACTACTACTCAACAGTTGTAAGTAAGGTTATCTTTTCTGACTTAGATAATCTCATGTATCCAAAGCTAAAGGCTTGGGCGCAACACCGCCACCCCCAGAAGTCCGGGGGATGGGTGTCAAAGAAATATTGGCAAACTATAGGCGGTGATAATTGGGTATTCGCAACCAGGCAGAAGGGTAAAAACCCGATGCGGTTACGGTCACACACGGAAACAAAGATTATCCGTCATGTGAAAGTTAAAGGCGATTCCAGTCCCTACGATGGAAACCTAATTTACTGGAGTTCAAGAATGGGAAAACATCCCGAAACGACCTTAAGAATGGCAACGCTCCTAAAGTCACAAAAAGGGAAATGTACCCACTGCGGAATGTACTTCCGAGAGGAAGATGTACTTGAGATTGACCACATAACCCCCAAAAGTTTGGGAGGCAAAGACGAATATAAAAATCTCCAGATATTACACAGACACTGCCACGATGAAAAGACAACTGAGGATGGTTCAGTTGTGAAGTACACATGA
- a CDS encoding RNA-guided endonuclease InsQ/TnpB family protein, giving the protein MKTNGVGDNLVEFTREAARVVLTTEAFKSFKELRNLYLKGELPFKPKPPSYLKGSKLFKVAYPNSGGQRPLIVNGQIRFSLGLTVRRWFGVSEFFLPMPSNIDYSKVKEFTILPKNGAFYLEMSYEQALQKHELDINQALSIDLGTADNLAACVDTLGNSLLIDARAMKAMNQLWNKKVSTRKENKPEAYWDNWLDRVTRKRNHQMRDGINKAAKLIINHCLRHGIGTLVIGWNEGFKYSANMGRVNNQKFVQMPLGKLKKRLEQLCDLHSIRFIETEESYTSKSSFLDGDSLPVYGQKPEGWKASGKRVKRGLYRSANGSIVNADLNGSANIMRKVASNLSLDLGLLGRRCLTTATRVRLWTLPKFTLSVESQTLKGLRVSIMNKLVNQ; this is encoded by the coding sequence TTGAAGACCAACGGGGTTGGTGACAACCTCGTTGAGTTTACTAGGGAAGCGGCACGGGTAGTTTTAACCACCGAGGCATTTAAGTCTTTCAAAGAATTGAGAAACTTATACTTAAAAGGTGAATTACCTTTCAAACCAAAACCGCCTAGCTACCTAAAAGGGTCAAAGTTGTTCAAAGTTGCTTACCCCAATTCAGGAGGTCAAAGACCACTGATTGTTAATGGGCAGATTAGATTTTCTTTAGGGCTAACAGTTAGAAGATGGTTTGGAGTGTCTGAGTTTTTTCTCCCAATGCCATCAAACATTGACTACTCAAAGGTAAAAGAGTTTACGATTCTACCCAAGAATGGTGCTTTTTACCTGGAAATGTCCTATGAACAAGCCTTGCAAAAACACGAACTAGACATCAATCAGGCGTTGTCTATAGACCTTGGAACTGCTGACAATTTAGCTGCTTGTGTTGATACATTGGGTAATTCCTTGTTGATTGATGCTCGTGCAATGAAAGCGATGAATCAACTATGGAATAAAAAGGTATCAACACGTAAAGAGAACAAGCCAGAAGCCTATTGGGACAACTGGTTAGACCGTGTAACCCGTAAACGCAATCACCAAATGCGGGATGGTATCAACAAAGCAGCAAAATTAATTATTAACCACTGCCTTAGACATGGCATTGGCACTCTAGTAATTGGGTGGAACGAAGGCTTTAAATACTCTGCCAACATGGGTAGAGTTAATAATCAAAAGTTTGTTCAAATGCCTTTGGGTAAGCTAAAAAAACGATTGGAACAACTGTGTGATTTGCACAGCATTAGATTTATTGAAACAGAGGAATCCTACACGAGCAAGTCGAGCTTTTTAGATGGAGACTCCCTACCTGTTTATGGTCAAAAGCCAGAAGGGTGGAAAGCATCTGGAAAGCGAGTTAAAAGAGGGCTGTATAGGAGCGCGAATGGTTCAATTGTGAACGCGGACTTGAACGGTAGCGCGAATATAATGCGAAAAGTAGCCAGCAATCTAAGCTTAGACTTAGGCTTACTGGGTAGGCGGTGTTTGACGACCGCAACGAGAGTTAGGCTTTGGACACTACCTAAGTTTACTCTGTCTGTAGAATCTCAGACCCTAAAGGGGCTGAGAGTGTCAATTATGAACAAGTTAGTAAATCAGTAA
- a CDS encoding ribbon-helix-helix protein, CopG family yields MNKKWAVKRITINLASNEAKNLEKYCEQTGRPATDVIRELIRALPLTK; encoded by the coding sequence ATGAACAAAAAATGGGCGGTCAAACGAATAACTATAAACTTGGCATCAAATGAAGCCAAGAACCTTGAAAAGTATTGTGAACAGACAGGCAGACCAGCAACGGATGTAATTCGAGAACTGATTCGAGCTTTGCCACTGACAAAATAA
- a CDS encoding RepB family protein, which produces MNKTAALKFPRLATSSKKKALKRITLNLTSDEAQNLEKYCEQTGIPATDVIRELIQALP; this is translated from the coding sequence ATGAATAAAACTGCCGCACTTAAATTTCCCCGTTTGGCAACCTCCAGTAAAAAAAAGGCGCTTAAGCGAATTACCTTAAACTTGACATCGGATGAAGCCCAGAACCTTGAAAAGTATTGTGAACAGACTGGCATACCAGCAACGGATGTGATTCGGGAACTCATTCAAGCCTTGCCTTGA
- a CDS encoding WD40 domain-containing protein → MTLQNWRRKRGVALTNKGLQKIKEAKHQSEAKENFGNRYTLEEMSALSGLYSATISKVMNREGGVDKQTIEKLFLAFNLKIEKSDYSSSNTRLYWGEAIFNSIFYGRTEELNILEEWILNEHCQLVALLGIGGIGKTALSVKFAQQIQGNFEYVIWRSLREAPPAKIILGNLIQFLSDEHETEGNLPESFSERVSRLLYYLENHRCLIILDNVESILRSASRAGIYREGYEEYGELLRRVGETTHQSCLLLTSREKPREVALLEGQALPVRSLLLNGLKLAEGQQILKLKGLSAAEDEWKVMIERYAGNPLALKIVATTVQDIFDGNVTEFLQQNTSVFGDIRDILEQQFERLSDIEKEIMYWLAINREPITLSELRDDIISSIPQAKLLEAVESLGRRSLIEKATPTLIEKTRSSFTLQPVVMEYMTSSLIEKVCEEIVTQNIDLFRCHALMKATGKDYVKDTQLRLIIKPVIDGLLNVLRSKRNIENKLTQLLVKLRETSPLEPGYTAGNILNLLCYLETDLTGYDFSYLTVWQADMSSINLHNTNFAHADLAKCVFAETLGGIFSVAFSPNGKLLATGDTNNEIRLYQVADGQQMLTYRGHAAWVRSVAFSPNGDIIASGSDDQTVRLWNVSTGQCVANLQGHSSGIQSIAFSTNGHILASSSEDKTVKFWDIDTGLCFKTLSVDDYSVWSIAFSPDGDTVVTGNDNHTLNLWDINTGQCIKILKGHTNRVHSVTYSADGHILASASHDHTVKLWNVDTGQCYLTLQGHTDSVHSVTFSLDGHIIASGSDDQTVKVWDVATGKCIKTLRGHSSRIWTVALSFDKDSYILASGGDDQKVMLWDVSTGRCIRIFQGYCDGVWSVAFSPNGYVLASSGSNKIVRLWDASIGTCIQTLRGHNNRVTSVSLSPDGRILASGSEDQMVKLWDVNTGQCFTTLNGHSNRILAVTFSPNGLILASSSDDRTIKLWDTSTGKCINTLNRQSHRVWSIAFSPDGQILASGCHDQTVKLWDVNTGRCLQSLQGHTDWLWSVSFSADGQLLASGSSDQTVKLWDARTGKHLKTLQGHTSSVYSVSFSADGCLLASGSGDQMVKLWDVRTGQCLKTFSGHTKWVWSLAFSPHDQTLASSSQDDTIRIWDVETGECLKILRNDRPYQGMNTTGITGITEAQKASLKALGAVIYGEDNPTVTS, encoded by the coding sequence ATGACTTTACAGAATTGGAGACGCAAGCGTGGCGTTGCACTTACTAACAAGGGTTTACAAAAAATTAAAGAAGCAAAGCATCAGTCAGAAGCAAAGGAAAATTTTGGAAATAGATACACTCTTGAAGAAATGAGCGCACTCTCTGGCTTATATTCCGCTACTATCTCGAAAGTAATGAATCGGGAAGGAGGAGTTGATAAACAGACTATTGAAAAGCTTTTCTTAGCTTTTAACTTAAAAATAGAAAAAAGCGACTACTCAAGCTCAAATACCCGTCTATATTGGGGAGAAGCTATCTTTAACTCAATTTTTTATGGACGTACAGAAGAACTTAATATCCTAGAAGAATGGATTCTTAATGAACATTGCCAATTGGTAGCGCTATTGGGAATAGGAGGTATTGGTAAAACGGCGCTGTCTGTAAAATTTGCTCAACAAATTCAGGGTAACTTTGAGTATGTGATTTGGCGATCGCTACGAGAAGCCCCCCCTGCTAAAATTATTCTCGGTAATCTAATCCAATTTTTATCTGACGAACACGAAACAGAAGGGAACTTACCAGAAAGCTTTAGTGAGAGGGTGTCGCGGCTACTCTATTATTTAGAAAATCATCGCTGTTTAATAATCCTTGATAATGTAGAGTCAATTCTCCGCAGTGCTAGCCGCGCCGGAATTTATCGAGAAGGATATGAAGAATATGGTGAGCTTTTAAGACGGGTAGGAGAAACAACTCACCAAAGCTGCTTACTGCTGACTAGTCGGGAAAAACCTAGAGAAGTGGCATTGCTAGAAGGACAAGCACTGCCTGTTCGCTCTTTACTACTGAATGGTTTAAAGCTTGCAGAAGGGCAACAAATCTTAAAACTCAAGGGGCTATCAGCGGCAGAGGATGAATGGAAAGTAATGATTGAACGTTATGCAGGCAATCCATTAGCCTTAAAGATAGTTGCCACAACCGTTCAAGATATCTTTGATGGTAATGTGACTGAGTTTTTGCAACAAAATACGTCTGTTTTTGGAGATATTCGCGATATTTTAGAGCAGCAGTTTGAGCGCTTGTCAGATATAGAAAAGGAAATAATGTATTGGCTAGCGATTAATCGTGAGCCGATTACACTCTCAGAATTGAGAGATGATATTATATCATCAATACCTCAAGCTAAATTACTAGAGGCTGTCGAATCTTTAGGAAGGCGATCGCTAATCGAGAAGGCTACGCCTACGCTCATTGAAAAAACTAGATCGTCCTTTACGCTCCAGCCTGTAGTGATGGAGTATATGACTAGTAGCTTGATAGAAAAGGTTTGTGAAGAGATTGTCACTCAGAATATTGATTTATTTAGATGTCATGCCCTGATGAAGGCGACGGGTAAAGACTATGTTAAAGATACTCAACTTCGTCTCATAATCAAACCAGTTATAGATGGATTGCTTAACGTTTTAAGAAGTAAAAGAAATATTGAAAATAAATTAACTCAACTTTTAGTAAAACTCCGAGAAACATCGCCGTTAGAACCAGGGTATACGGCTGGCAATATTCTGAATCTGCTTTGTTATTTAGAAACAGATTTAACTGGCTATGATTTTTCTTATCTGACTGTTTGGCAAGCAGATATGAGTAGTATAAATTTGCACAATACAAATTTTGCTCATGCTGATCTAGCTAAGTGTGTTTTTGCTGAAACCCTCGGTGGTATTTTTTCGGTAGCCTTTAGCCCCAATGGCAAACTTCTAGCTACGGGCGATACTAATAATGAGATTCGCCTGTACCAGGTTGCAGATGGACAACAGATGCTCACTTACAGGGGTCACGCTGCTTGGGTTCGATCAGTTGCCTTCAGTCCTAATGGAGATATTATTGCTAGCGGCAGTGACGATCAAACAGTGAGGTTATGGAATGTTAGCACTGGTCAGTGTGTTGCAAATTTGCAAGGGCATAGTAGTGGTATCCAATCTATCGCCTTCAGTACCAATGGTCACATATTGGCGAGTAGCAGTGAGGATAAAACTGTGAAGTTTTGGGATATCGATACTGGTCTGTGTTTTAAGACTTTATCGGTAGATGATTATAGTGTATGGTCAATCGCTTTCAGCCCCGATGGTGACACAGTGGTAACTGGAAACGACAATCACACCCTCAATCTATGGGATATCAACACTGGTCAATGTATTAAAATATTGAAAGGACATACCAATAGAGTACATTCCGTTACCTACAGTGCAGATGGTCACATTTTGGCTAGCGCTAGTCATGATCACACAGTAAAGCTATGGAATGTTGATACAGGACAATGCTATTTAACGCTACAAGGTCATACTGACTCAGTACATTCTGTTACCTTCAGTTTGGATGGACATATTATTGCTAGCGGTAGTGATGATCAAACGGTGAAAGTCTGGGATGTTGCCACAGGTAAATGTATTAAAACTTTGAGAGGACACAGCAGCAGAATATGGACAGTTGCATTAAGTTTCGACAAAGATAGCTATATTCTGGCCAGTGGCGGTGATGACCAAAAAGTTATGCTGTGGGATGTCAGTACTGGCCGTTGTATCAGGATTTTTCAGGGTTATTGTGATGGAGTTTGGTCTGTCGCCTTCAGCCCAAACGGTTATGTGTTGGCTAGTAGTGGGTCTAACAAAATTGTAAGGCTTTGGGATGCTAGCATTGGTACTTGCATTCAAACCTTGCGGGGACACAATAATCGGGTTACATCAGTTTCTCTTAGCCCAGATGGTCGCATTTTAGCTAGTGGTAGTGAAGACCAAATGGTAAAATTGTGGGATGTCAACACTGGTCAATGTTTCACAACCTTAAATGGGCACAGTAACCGTATATTAGCTGTTACCTTCAGTCCAAATGGTCTGATTTTGGCTAGTAGCAGCGACGATCGCACAATAAAGTTATGGGATACCAGTACAGGTAAATGCATTAATACCTTGAATAGACAAAGCCATCGGGTCTGGTCTATCGCCTTCAGCCCGGACGGTCAGATCCTAGCTAGCGGTTGTCATGACCAAACAGTAAAGTTGTGGGATGTCAACACTGGTCGATGCCTTCAATCTCTACAAGGACATACTGATTGGCTGTGGTCAGTCAGTTTTAGTGCTGATGGGCAACTTCTAGCGAGTGGCAGTAGCGATCAAACGGTGAAGTTATGGGATGCGAGAACAGGTAAACACCTTAAAACTCTACAAGGTCATACCAGTTCTGTCTACTCAGTCAGCTTTAGTGCGGATGGATGCCTTCTAGCGAGTGGGAGTGGCGACCAAATGGTGAAGTTATGGGATGTCAGAACTGGACAATGCCTCAAAACTTTTTCAGGGCATACCAAGTGGGTTTGGTCACTTGCCTTCAGTCCCCATGATCAAACCCTGGCTAGTAGTAGCCAAGACGATACGATTAGAATATGGGATGTGGAGACTGGAGAGTGTCTAAAAATTTTGAGGAATGATAGGCCCTATCAAGGCATGAACACCACTGGCATTACAGGTATAACTGAAGCTCAAAAAGCCTCTCTGAAAGCTTTAGGGGCAGTTATTTATGGAGAAGACAATCCTACAGTTACAAGCTGA
- a CDS encoding class I SAM-dependent methyltransferase, with amino-acid sequence MGIKFEKILIWGRSAEEYTKMFGLTLEDNKLKIIDCAGGPASFNVEMTRRGGNVVSCDPIYKFSKTEIAQRIQEANREVMNAVQGNPDNFVWQDIQSPNQLLNIRRSAMQEFIEDLSLGIQEKRYVMGELPTLPFADRQFDLALCSHFLFIYSEHLSEEFHLASIVEMCRVAIETRIFPLLDTSGKVSPFLLPAVNQLLKQGYKVEIRQASYEFQKSGDKFLSISKS; translated from the coding sequence ATGGGGATTAAGTTTGAGAAAATCCTTATATGGGGGCGTTCTGCTGAAGAATACACTAAAATGTTTGGTTTAACTCTTGAAGATAACAAACTGAAAATTATTGATTGTGCAGGTGGGCCTGCAAGCTTTAATGTTGAGATGACCCGTAGAGGAGGCAACGTTGTTTCTTGCGATCCCATTTATAAATTCAGTAAAACTGAGATTGCTCAACGCATCCAAGAAGCTAATCGTGAAGTCATGAATGCGGTGCAAGGAAATCCAGATAATTTTGTTTGGCAGGATATTCAATCGCCAAACCAATTACTAAACATTAGAAGATCCGCAATGCAGGAGTTCATTGAAGACCTTTCTTTAGGAATTCAGGAGAAACGTTATGTTATGGGTGAACTGCCTACTTTACCATTTGCTGATCGGCAATTTGATTTAGCCTTATGCTCTCATTTTTTATTCATTTATTCTGAACACCTATCTGAAGAGTTCCATCTCGCTTCTATTGTAGAAATGTGTCGCGTTGCTATAGAGACACGCATTTTTCCATTGCTAGACACATCTGGGAAGGTATCTCCATTTTTGCTCCCAGCTGTCAACCAACTGCTCAAGCAAGGATATAAAGTAGAAATTAGACAAGCATCCTATGAATTTCAGAAGAGTGGAGACAAGTTCTTGAGTATATCCAAAAGCTAA